The nucleotide sequence GAGAATCAAAAGACAAACGCTCTACGGTGAAGTTCTTCATGGAGAATGTAAACGGGTTGCAGCCATTGATGGCCATTAAAAGGCGCTGTAGTTGCGCTTTATGCGCTGTTTACGACTGAGCTCAATAAATACACATGTTATTTTGAGAATAAAGCCTACGAGCACTAGTTCAGCTTCCCGCTCAAGCGGAACGAGCGTATATAGTAAGCAGGCAATTTTCTATTTTGCAGCCCACCAGTGAGCTTATAAAGCTGCCAGCATCATGGATATTCAGCAAGCGTACAATGCCTGGGCTGCCACCTACGACACGGTCCGTAACAGAACGCGCGACTTAGAGGCACATGCCATCCAAACGGTGCTGCACGACACTACTGCTGAGGAAATACTGGAGCTAGGCTGCGGTACGGGCAAGAATACCGCGTGGCTAGCCTCCAAAGCCACCCACGTCACGGCCGTAGACTTCTCGCACGAAATGATGGCCAAAGCTCAAGCGAAGTTGCCCTTGCCTACTATAACCTACAAGCAAGGCGATATCACGCACGGGTGGCACTTTGTGGAGCAGCCCGCCAACCTTATAACGTGCAGCCTGATCTTAGAGCACATCCAAGACCTCGGCTTCGTCTTCGGGCAAGCCTACCAGGCACTCCACCCCAATGGCCTGCTGTACATCGGCGAGTTGCACCCATTCAAACAATACCAAGGCACAAAAGCCCGCTTCGACACCGAGACAGGCTTGTTTGAACTAGAGTGCTACGTGCACCACTTGTCCGACTACACCGAAAACGCCCGCCAGCACAACTTCACTTGTGTAGCGCTGCAGGAGTGGTTCGATGACGACAACCGCAGCGGGGTACCGCGCATAGTCTCGTTTCTGTTCCGAAAAGGGTAGCTAGCCTATAGAACTGTTCGCCTGGCAGCTTACGCCTATAGAAAATGTCGTTGAGAGTGTAACGCTATGTGGCACGGATAGAAATTCTTGCCCACCACGCGGCGGTACGTGAAAAATTACGTCACCACCTAAAACTCGATGCCAAGCTACTTTTCTGTTTAACAAGCCCGAGCAAAAGCCGATGTATCGTTATATAAGCAACGTAAAATCCTCAAAGAGACGCTGATATAAGAACAGCGCAAGAATACAATACAACTAGCTGGATTTATATTATCGAGCTTACATGCGCGGCAATAGATTTTAATTTGGCAACTACAGGTTGTGCAAACTTCTTGATATGTTCAATTTTTAATTGGAATACGTACATTGCACCGCTGCTACAGGTTTGGCTCCACCTCTTGCCTAGCAGCACTATCAATACAGACAGACAACGCCCTTCCGCAGGACAATAGGTCCTGTACCAACCTTGTGCCATGCGCAGGGCTAGGGACTTGCATTCCATAACGGGCCAAGGCAGAAAGTTAAGGCCACCCAATACTTCTTACCGCAACTTCATCACTATGCCTTGTTGCTGCTGTTGACTAGCCCGATAACCCTAAAATTCACTTTCTGCATTGCAGGCGTGTCATTCACTACGCTTCCCTGCAATTCGTTTGTGTGTTAAAATACTTTCAAAACACCAACCATACTTCTCTTTATTTTGAAACCCTCTAATAATTTCTGGCTCTTTTTCTTTATTCTACTCTGCCTGCACGCAATTATTGTTTGTACTATCGATTTTTTTCCATTTGCAGATGTGCCTAGCCACTTGGCAGAAGGCGCTATTTACAGATATTACAATGAGACCTCTAATCAATTCAATCAGTATTACACTTTAAATTATCTTTTCTATCCCAATACATTTCATTTATTCTTTTTCTCTCTGCCTATCTTCAGTGATGTAGAAATTGCTAATAAAGTATTGCATCTCGTTCTCGTTGTTACGCTGCCGGTGTTAGTGCTACTGATAATCAAGGAGCTACAAGGGAATAAATGGTTTGCAATTATCTCCTTCATTCTAGTTTATAATTACAATCTCACTTTCGGGTTCACAGGCAATGCCATAGCCAACAACGTAATACTACTGATCCTATGGCTCTGGCTGCGCACTATTAATAGAAAGTCGAATCATCTCATTAAGATGGTTGCCATATCTGTGCTGTTGCTTGTCGTGTATTTCTCGCACGCTATGGTAGCCTTGTTTGGTATGATGATGGTTGGTTGCTTTTTATTATATAGATACAAGAGCGACTTTAAAGCCCTAGTGTTGAATTCGTTTGCGGCAGTGCCGTTGGGGTTGTTGGTTGTGTACTGGTGGTTTGTTCTGCAAAAATCAGCCGAGAAAAGTGCTGGCTTTACCACCCAAGAGACATCCACCGGGGCGTTTATGAAAGAATATTACCAACATGAATTCTTACAGACGTTTTTGGTTAGAGCCAAGTTTATTGTGGCAGATAATGCACAATTGTTTGGTGGGCCACTCGGAAAAATAGTAGCTCTCCTTTTGGCTTTCATTATCCTAGTTCCCTTTATAGTGTTTTTATATAAATACAGCACCGCTAAAGCAACTACAGATAGGCAGAGTTTATATCCCGCTGTAGATGAAAAGCTGATGTATATTTTCATTCTTCTTGCAGTAAGCTGCTTCTGCTATTTCCTGTTGCCTCAGCGCATTCCTGGTCAGGAACCGCTGTATGAGCGGTTTTCCACTATTGTGCTGTTTGCTCTTATTTTTATTGGAAGTAAAGTGCCGCAGGTGGATAATAAACTGTTCGGTTATGCGGCTACCCTCGTTGCATTTGTGCACTTAGCGCTTTGGGGCCAGTATTTCTATCAGTTTGATCAGGAGAACGAAAACTTCTCTAGCGTGTTGCCGCAGGATAACACCAAAACTCTTTCCTATATGAACTATGATCCTAATTATAGAGGGAGAATGATTTATGACCACTTCCAAAATTACTTTATCACGCGAAGCAAGGGCATATCAACCACTAGGATAATTGATTATAGATTTGGTATGATCAGAAGAAAAGAAAGCGGCGGCCTTCCTTACCAAGGCTACATGTACAACAAGGAGAGCCCAAGGAATATGATGTTGAAGTCTGATTATCTGTTGGTGAGAGGCGATATTGCTGCCAGGGACCAAAAACTCTTAGACTCACTAAACACCTTTAAAATGGTGAAAAGTATTAATAAATGGCACTTGCTGGAAAAACAATAATATACGGCAGTTGCTTAGCAGGCTATTTCTAAAATAGTTCTGCGGGCACGGTATCCTGACGCCCGCTGCAATTGCGCAACAAGCGTCAGGATACCGTGCCCGCAGGAAAATATATGACTGGTGTCAGGATACTTATCTGCCGAAAATCAAGTGCTTGCTTTTCTTGACAATACTGTACAGCTGAGCCGGTAGTTTATGCTGCCATTTCATGTGCACAATAGTTTCAGTTAAAAGAGCGTAATTCTTTTTGTAAACTACTTTGTGCGAAACGGTCTTGTAAATATTATAGTCGAGACCTATAACAGATTCATTTGCCACTGCCCGGTAGGATGAGGTAGGCAGCAACGGGTGAATGGCCAGTGTGTAAGCCAGCGGGCCGGTTAGCCTCAATACTCCTATGCCGCCTGTGCCGTGTAGCCACGGGCGGTAATTATCAATGTTGGTAAGTACGGATTCCAGCACTGCCTTCAGGAACGGGTGGCCGGGAGCAGCAATAACGTGCCATTGCTGATACTCACCGCCCTCGATGTGCGCTACCTCTGCCGATAGGCCATAGCCGGCGTATGGTTCACCCGGCTTGTTTTTCCACTGAGCCAAAATGTATCGGTCGTCTGGACGCAGCACCTCATCGAGTGGGCGGAGGCAGGTGCTTTTAATATCCAAGTAC is from Hymenobacter tibetensis and encodes:
- a CDS encoding class I SAM-dependent DNA methyltransferase translates to MDIQQAYNAWAATYDTVRNRTRDLEAHAIQTVLHDTTAEEILELGCGTGKNTAWLASKATHVTAVDFSHEMMAKAQAKLPLPTITYKQGDITHGWHFVEQPANLITCSLILEHIQDLGFVFGQAYQALHPNGLLYIGELHPFKQYQGTKARFDTETGLFELECYVHHLSDYTENARQHNFTCVALQEWFDDDNRSGVPRIVSFLFRKG
- a CDS encoding glycosyltransferase family 32 protein, yielding MTKAADSPNTYNGKHSHLPLLDEGTAIPRVIHQTFMTKNLTPELQSNVENLKKINPGWEYIIYDDADIVEFIKDNYGPKILGYYERINPRYGAARADLFRYLLLYKRGGVYLDIKSTCLRPLDEVLRPDDRYILAQWKNKPGEPYAGYGLSAEVAHIEGGEYQQWHVIAAPGHPFLKAVLESVLTNIDNYRPWLHGTGGIGVLRLTGPLAYTLAIHPLLPTSSYRAVANESVIGLDYNIYKTVSHKVVYKKNYALLTETIVHMKWQHKLPAQLYSIVKKSKHLIFGR